From Sardina pilchardus chromosome 9, fSarPil1.1, whole genome shotgun sequence, a single genomic window includes:
- the LOC134092406 gene encoding class I histocompatibility antigen, F10 alpha chain-like isoform X3, with product MGPLDQEYWNSETGISKNYEQIFKVDLDILGKRFNHTKGVHVLQKRYGCEWDDVSGATGGHEAFGYDGEDFLTLDLKSMTWIAPVQHAVPTKHQWDETERYINRYIYFKETCADWVKKYVAYGSSTLGMKVPPQVSLFQKDSSAVCHATGFYPEGVVITWKRDGEEMQEDVDVGETLPNMDGTFQKRAVLTVSPEEWKKNEYTCEVTHKSGEPIIKILIIEDGYPFGLIIACVVGALVVIGVIGFVMMKKKKTYYKADYKADASSDSDSHHTPRNRADC from the exons ATGGGGCCACTGGATCAGGAGTACTGGAATTCAGAGACGGGAATATCTAAGAATTATGAGCAAATCTTCAAGGTGGACCTCGACATTTTAGGGAAACGCTTTAATCATACTAAAG GAGTGCATGTTTTGCAGAAAAGATATGGCTGTGAATGGGATGATGTCAGTGGAGCCACTGGTGGTCATGAAGCGTTTGGTTATGATGGGGAAGACTTCCTCACACTAGACCTAAAGAGCATGACATGGATTGCACCAGTGCAACATGCTGTCCCAACCAAACATCAGTGGGACGAAACAGAGCGTTATATAAACAGATATATTTATTTCAAGGAGACGTGTGCTGATTGGGTGAAGAAATATGTTGCTTATGGGAGCAGCACTCTGGGGATGAAAG tCCCCCCACAGGTCTCTCTGTTCCAGAAGGACTCCTCAGCGGTGTGCCACGCTACAGGTTTCTACCCTGAGGGAGTGGTGATCAcctggaagagagatggagaagagatgcaggaggatgtggatgtgggggaGACGCTGCCCAATATGGATGGAACCTTCCAGAAGAGAGCTGTGCTTACCGTGTCACCTGAGGAGTGGAAGAAGAACGAGTACACCTGTGAAGTGACACACAAGAGTGGAGAGCCCATCATCAAGATCCTGATTATAGAAGATG GCTATCCCTTTGGACTCATTATTGCCTGTGTTGTTGGTGCTCTTGTTGTGATTGGTGTGATTGGGTTTGtcatgatgaagaagaagaagacat ATTACAAGGCAGATTACAAGGCAGATG CGTCTAGTGATTCGGATTCCCACCACACGCCACG GAATAGAGCAGACTGTTGA
- the LOC134092406 gene encoding class I histocompatibility antigen, F10 alpha chain-like isoform X1 has translation MQFVVKLAVLLSCLPLPSAGEFHTLQYVYTATSGISDIPDFISVGILDGVEISYYDPSLKRNIPKQDWMGPLDQEYWNSETGISKNYEQIFKVDLDILGKRFNHTKGVHVLQKRYGCEWDDVSGATGGHEAFGYDGEDFLTLDLKSMTWIAPVQHAVPTKHQWDETERYINRYIYFKETCADWVKKYVAYGSSTLGMKVPPQVSLFQKDSSAVCHATGFYPEGVVITWKRDGEEMQEDVDVGETLPNMDGTFQKRAVLTVSPEEWKKNEYTCEVTHKSGEPIIKILIIEDGYPFGLIIACVVGALVVIGVIGFVMMKKKKTYYKADYKADASSDSDSHHTPRNRADC, from the exons ATGCAATTTGTTGTTAAACTCGCTGTTTTGCTCAGCTGTCTTCCCTTACCTAGCGCCG GTGAGTTCCACACCCTGCAGTATGTCTACACCGCTACATCTGGAATCTCAGACATTCCAGATTTTATAAGTGTTGGGATCTTGGATGGTGTGGAAATTAGTTACTATGACCCCAGTCTAAAAAGGAACATTCCCAAGCAGGACTGGATGGGGCCACTGGATCAGGAGTACTGGAATTCAGAGACGGGAATATCTAAGAATTATGAGCAAATCTTCAAGGTGGACCTCGACATTTTAGGGAAACGCTTTAATCATACTAAAG GAGTGCATGTTTTGCAGAAAAGATATGGCTGTGAATGGGATGATGTCAGTGGAGCCACTGGTGGTCATGAAGCGTTTGGTTATGATGGGGAAGACTTCCTCACACTAGACCTAAAGAGCATGACATGGATTGCACCAGTGCAACATGCTGTCCCAACCAAACATCAGTGGGACGAAACAGAGCGTTATATAAACAGATATATTTATTTCAAGGAGACGTGTGCTGATTGGGTGAAGAAATATGTTGCTTATGGGAGCAGCACTCTGGGGATGAAAG tCCCCCCACAGGTCTCTCTGTTCCAGAAGGACTCCTCAGCGGTGTGCCACGCTACAGGTTTCTACCCTGAGGGAGTGGTGATCAcctggaagagagatggagaagagatgcaggaggatgtggatgtgggggaGACGCTGCCCAATATGGATGGAACCTTCCAGAAGAGAGCTGTGCTTACCGTGTCACCTGAGGAGTGGAAGAAGAACGAGTACACCTGTGAAGTGACACACAAGAGTGGAGAGCCCATCATCAAGATCCTGATTATAGAAGATG GCTATCCCTTTGGACTCATTATTGCCTGTGTTGTTGGTGCTCTTGTTGTGATTGGTGTGATTGGGTTTGtcatgatgaagaagaagaagacat ATTACAAGGCAGATTACAAGGCAGATG CGTCTAGTGATTCGGATTCCCACCACACGCCACG GAATAGAGCAGACTGTTGA
- the LOC134092406 gene encoding BOLA class I histocompatibility antigen, alpha chain BL3-7-like isoform X4 has translation MQFVVKLAVLLSCLPLPSAGEFHTLQYVYTATSGISDIPDFISVGILDGVEISYYDPSLKRNIPKQDWMGPLDQEYWNSETGISKNYEQIFKVDLDILGKRFNHTKVPPQVSLFQKDSSAVCHATGFYPEGVVITWKRDGEEMQEDVDVGETLPNMDGTFQKRAVLTVSPEEWKKNEYTCEVTHKSGEPIIKILIIEDGYPFGLIIACVVGALVVIGVIGFVMMKKKKTYYKADYKADASSDSDSHHTPRNRADC, from the exons ATGCAATTTGTTGTTAAACTCGCTGTTTTGCTCAGCTGTCTTCCCTTACCTAGCGCCG GTGAGTTCCACACCCTGCAGTATGTCTACACCGCTACATCTGGAATCTCAGACATTCCAGATTTTATAAGTGTTGGGATCTTGGATGGTGTGGAAATTAGTTACTATGACCCCAGTCTAAAAAGGAACATTCCCAAGCAGGACTGGATGGGGCCACTGGATCAGGAGTACTGGAATTCAGAGACGGGAATATCTAAGAATTATGAGCAAATCTTCAAGGTGGACCTCGACATTTTAGGGAAACGCTTTAATCATACTAAAG tCCCCCCACAGGTCTCTCTGTTCCAGAAGGACTCCTCAGCGGTGTGCCACGCTACAGGTTTCTACCCTGAGGGAGTGGTGATCAcctggaagagagatggagaagagatgcaggaggatgtggatgtgggggaGACGCTGCCCAATATGGATGGAACCTTCCAGAAGAGAGCTGTGCTTACCGTGTCACCTGAGGAGTGGAAGAAGAACGAGTACACCTGTGAAGTGACACACAAGAGTGGAGAGCCCATCATCAAGATCCTGATTATAGAAGATG GCTATCCCTTTGGACTCATTATTGCCTGTGTTGTTGGTGCTCTTGTTGTGATTGGTGTGATTGGGTTTGtcatgatgaagaagaagaagacat ATTACAAGGCAGATTACAAGGCAGATG CGTCTAGTGATTCGGATTCCCACCACACGCCACG GAATAGAGCAGACTGTTGA
- the LOC134092406 gene encoding class I histocompatibility antigen, F10 alpha chain-like isoform X2: MQFVVKLAVLLSCLPLPSAGEFHTLQYVYTATSGISDIPDFISVGILDGVEISYYDPSLKRNIPKQDWMGPLDQEYWNSETGISKNYEQIFKVDLDILGKRFNHTKGVHVLQKRYGCEWDDVSGATGGHEAFGYDGEDFLTLDLKSMTWIAPVQHAVPTKHQWDETERYINRYIYFKETCADWVKKYVAYGSSTLGMKVPPQVSLFQKDSSAVCHATGFYPEGVVITWKRDGEEMQEDVDVGETLPNMDGTFQKRAVLTVSPEEWKKNEYTCEVTHKSGEPIIKILIIEDDYKADYKADASSDSDSHHTPRNRADC; this comes from the exons ATGCAATTTGTTGTTAAACTCGCTGTTTTGCTCAGCTGTCTTCCCTTACCTAGCGCCG GTGAGTTCCACACCCTGCAGTATGTCTACACCGCTACATCTGGAATCTCAGACATTCCAGATTTTATAAGTGTTGGGATCTTGGATGGTGTGGAAATTAGTTACTATGACCCCAGTCTAAAAAGGAACATTCCCAAGCAGGACTGGATGGGGCCACTGGATCAGGAGTACTGGAATTCAGAGACGGGAATATCTAAGAATTATGAGCAAATCTTCAAGGTGGACCTCGACATTTTAGGGAAACGCTTTAATCATACTAAAG GAGTGCATGTTTTGCAGAAAAGATATGGCTGTGAATGGGATGATGTCAGTGGAGCCACTGGTGGTCATGAAGCGTTTGGTTATGATGGGGAAGACTTCCTCACACTAGACCTAAAGAGCATGACATGGATTGCACCAGTGCAACATGCTGTCCCAACCAAACATCAGTGGGACGAAACAGAGCGTTATATAAACAGATATATTTATTTCAAGGAGACGTGTGCTGATTGGGTGAAGAAATATGTTGCTTATGGGAGCAGCACTCTGGGGATGAAAG tCCCCCCACAGGTCTCTCTGTTCCAGAAGGACTCCTCAGCGGTGTGCCACGCTACAGGTTTCTACCCTGAGGGAGTGGTGATCAcctggaagagagatggagaagagatgcaggaggatgtggatgtgggggaGACGCTGCCCAATATGGATGGAACCTTCCAGAAGAGAGCTGTGCTTACCGTGTCACCTGAGGAGTGGAAGAAGAACGAGTACACCTGTGAAGTGACACACAAGAGTGGAGAGCCCATCATCAAGATCCTGATTATAGAAGATG ATTACAAGGCAGATTACAAGGCAGATG CGTCTAGTGATTCGGATTCCCACCACACGCCACG GAATAGAGCAGACTGTTGA